A single window of Nocardioides kongjuensis DNA harbors:
- a CDS encoding sigma-70 family RNA polymerase sigma factor, protein MEHQSEEELLERVRQGEETAFGILFVRHRGYAHAIARRVVGDRDAEDVVAEAFERIFAIIKGGRGPTTTFRPYLSVTVHNVAVNRLRGRSREQVTEPSDLIPLLVTDDTSGQHLTSSVVRDAFAALPARWQQVLWLCEVDRVPHDEVGELLGIRPNAVAALAMRARRGLADAYLAQYARSSDSDECRKIVDHLPGYVNGNLTRARREAVDRHLQSCRACPLAILELGEARRDVSALLAPLALAIAASGAVGATGATATGGIGAFVSGSFGKALTGVVASAAVAGAVATVALAAVRAPAPHETAAPATPLQTESSVASGQGTPVSPPPSRDPAPDATHPLATAIPAPGSVVPTQVVPQGRRLDRLERDPGPTALQAPTLQAPAEAPTASQAPTESPTESPTESPSPPLTDPRLGTPIWGASPSGPAWRRVTIAVDGDGQPVRVALGGVGATSYCVSGAAAGRCAPRAPYSPWADLVMAGPGVTQLSIDIKAAYTTYLTVVITDVGGRDADLGNNSRSIVVPTPGPADADPGQ, encoded by the coding sequence ATGGAGCACCAGTCCGAGGAAGAGCTGCTGGAGCGGGTTCGTCAGGGGGAGGAGACCGCGTTCGGCATCCTGTTCGTCCGCCACCGCGGCTACGCGCACGCCATTGCCCGGCGGGTCGTCGGCGACCGGGACGCGGAGGACGTCGTCGCCGAGGCTTTCGAGCGGATCTTCGCGATCATCAAGGGCGGCCGCGGGCCGACGACGACCTTCCGGCCCTACCTCAGCGTGACCGTCCACAACGTCGCCGTGAACCGGCTGCGTGGGCGCAGCCGCGAGCAGGTGACCGAGCCCAGCGACCTGATCCCGCTGCTCGTCACGGACGACACGTCGGGACAGCACCTCACGAGCAGCGTCGTGCGCGACGCCTTCGCGGCGCTGCCGGCCCGGTGGCAGCAGGTGCTCTGGCTGTGCGAGGTCGACCGGGTCCCGCACGACGAGGTCGGCGAGCTGCTCGGCATCCGGCCCAATGCCGTCGCGGCCCTCGCCATGCGTGCCCGACGCGGGCTCGCCGACGCCTACCTTGCCCAGTACGCCCGGTCCTCCGACTCCGACGAGTGCCGCAAGATCGTCGACCACCTGCCGGGGTACGTGAACGGGAACCTGACTCGCGCTCGCCGTGAGGCGGTCGACCGGCACCTGCAGTCGTGCCGCGCCTGCCCGCTCGCGATCCTCGAGCTCGGCGAGGCGCGCCGCGACGTCAGCGCGCTGCTCGCCCCCCTCGCCCTGGCGATCGCCGCTTCCGGAGCGGTGGGCGCGACCGGCGCGACGGCCACCGGCGGGATCGGCGCGTTCGTCAGCGGTTCGTTCGGCAAGGCGCTGACCGGCGTCGTCGCCTCCGCCGCGGTCGCGGGTGCGGTGGCGACTGTCGCGCTGGCGGCGGTCCGGGCACCGGCGCCACACGAGACCGCGGCGCCGGCGACGCCGCTGCAGACCGAGAGCAGCGTGGCGTCCGGCCAGGGGACGCCGGTGTCCCCACCCCCCTCACGGGACCCGGCGCCGGACGCCACGCACCCCCTCGCGACCGCGATCCCGGCGCCCGGCAGTGTCGTGCCGACGCAGGTCGTCCCGCAGGGCAGGCGCCTCGACCGGCTGGAGCGGGACCCGGGCCCGACGGCCTTGCAGGCGCCCACGCTCCAGGCGCCGGCCGAGGCACCGACGGCGTCACAGGCGCCGACCGAGTCGCCGACCGAGTCGCCGACCGAGTCGCCGTCACCGCCGCTGACCGACCCTCGCCTCGGTACGCCGATCTGGGGCGCCTCGCCGTCAGGCCCCGCCTGGCGCCGGGTCACGATCGCGGTCGACGGTGACGGCCAGCCGGTCCGCGTCGCGCTCGGCGGGGTCGGGGCGACCAGCTACTGCGTGAGTGGCGCCGCGGCCGGGCGGTGCGCCCCGCGCGCCCCGTACAGCCCGTGGGCTGACCTGGTCATGGCCGGCCCGGGGGTCACGCAGCTGAGCATCGACATCAAGGCCGCGTACACGACGTACCTGACCGTCGTGATCACCGATGTCGGCGGCCGCGACGCCGACCTCGGCAACAACAGCCGGTCGATCGTCGTGCCGACGCCCGGCCCGGCCGACGCCGACCCCGGTCAGTGA
- a CDS encoding low temperature requirement protein A: MSESAAPNVRHRSRRMLGRDPHESNRVSSPLELLFDLTFAVAFGAAASELAHALAHGHVGAGVVAFCFATFAISWAWINFTWFASAYDTDDWLYRLTTMLQMVGVLVLALGLKPMFASVTEHHDTLDLDVMVAGYVVMRIAMVLQWWRAGSHDRGRRDVVGTYLLSILAAQVLWVVLALVDVPVAATFVLLGVPFLIELCGPVYAETRLAGTPWHPHHIAERYGLMVIIALGEGLIGTMASINVLAEDALSWEVGLLALAGTALTFGIWWSYFAAPAGAILHAHRERSFGFGYGHLAVFGSIVAVGAGLHGGATYLDHATHLGLVGTVLAVAIPVSLYTLLLHAGYSSLTRTFDRLHVVLLLLTAVVIGIALVMAAADVELVWCLLVLSLAPWVSVVGYETTGFRRDAAVVEEAGA, translated from the coding sequence ATGTCGGAGAGCGCCGCACCCAACGTCCGCCACCGCAGCCGCCGGATGCTCGGCCGCGACCCCCACGAGAGCAACCGGGTGTCCAGTCCGTTGGAGCTGCTGTTCGACCTCACCTTCGCCGTCGCCTTCGGCGCGGCGGCGAGCGAGCTCGCGCACGCCCTGGCTCACGGCCACGTGGGCGCGGGTGTCGTCGCGTTCTGCTTCGCGACCTTCGCCATCTCGTGGGCGTGGATCAACTTCACTTGGTTCGCGTCGGCGTACGACACCGACGACTGGCTCTACCGCCTCACCACCATGCTCCAGATGGTCGGCGTGCTGGTCCTCGCCCTCGGCCTCAAGCCGATGTTCGCCTCCGTCACCGAGCACCACGACACCCTCGACCTCGACGTGATGGTGGCCGGCTACGTCGTCATGCGGATCGCGATGGTCCTGCAGTGGTGGCGTGCCGGCTCCCACGACCGGGGTCGGCGCGACGTGGTGGGCACCTACCTGCTGTCGATCCTGGCGGCCCAGGTGCTGTGGGTCGTGCTCGCGCTGGTCGACGTCCCGGTGGCTGCCACCTTCGTCCTGCTGGGTGTCCCGTTCCTCATCGAGCTCTGCGGTCCGGTGTACGCCGAGACCCGGCTCGCCGGCACCCCCTGGCACCCGCACCACATCGCCGAGCGCTACGGCCTGATGGTCATCATCGCGCTGGGCGAGGGCCTGATCGGGACGATGGCGTCGATCAACGTGCTGGCCGAGGACGCTCTGAGCTGGGAGGTCGGACTCCTCGCGCTGGCGGGTACGGCACTGACCTTCGGCATCTGGTGGAGCTACTTCGCCGCCCCGGCCGGCGCGATCCTGCACGCGCACCGGGAGCGCTCCTTCGGCTTCGGCTACGGCCACCTCGCGGTCTTCGGCAGCATCGTCGCGGTCGGTGCCGGCCTGCACGGCGGGGCGACGTACCTCGATCACGCCACCCACCTGGGCCTGGTCGGCACGGTGCTCGCCGTCGCGATCCCGGTGTCGCTCTACACGCTGCTCCTCCACGCCGGCTACTCGTCGCTCACCCGGACCTTCGACCGGCTCCACGTCGTGCTGCTGCTCCTCACTGCGGTGGTCATCGGGATCGCGCTGGTCATGGCGGCGGCCGACGTGGAGCTGGTCTGGTGCTTGCTCGTGCTGTCCCTCGCGCCGTGGGTGAGCGTCGTCGGGTACGAGACGACCGGGTTCCGCCGCGACGCCGCCGTCGTGGAGGAGGCGGGAGCGTGA
- a CDS encoding sensor histidine kinase has protein sequence MNPARLARPRSWPLRARLVAGFSVATLVVLVAAGAFVYWRVDFALDRALDTELAHGVSTLAPLVGDDGMARDRDAAEAVGLAWQVLDPAGTVLDRGGPAGTTPMLVSSGFGKHDVEARLSTGWASYRIRAVGLAHQRRLLVGVRRDREDEALRELMLQLVVAGLGTLLVTAFVGDRLARAALRPVERYRQQAAAIAAGAADLRLEVPVGRDDEVTRLGHTFNDMLAGLERALERERQFVAEASHELRTPLTLLTGRIQLARRRQRTVEEHERILGELAIDLDRLARLADQLLHVGADPAGGSRSDLAQVVTRVVEERRVADPAGAAGWEVELLAPTAPVGLADHEVERVLANLLDNAARHGAPPVRLVVDRPAAGWVRLAVSDAGPGMPPALLATATQRFTRAEEARSRTGAGLGLALVAGLTERAGGQLRLCQAGQHVLRPPGASDLPCDHGTGLTVTVLLPEAQVTD, from the coding sequence GTGAACCCGGCCCGCCTGGCGCGACCCCGCTCCTGGCCGCTGCGGGCCCGGCTGGTCGCGGGATTCTCGGTCGCGACGCTCGTCGTGCTGGTCGCTGCCGGAGCGTTCGTCTACTGGCGCGTCGACTTCGCCCTCGACCGTGCCCTCGACACCGAGCTCGCCCACGGGGTCAGCACGCTCGCCCCGCTCGTCGGGGACGACGGGATGGCCCGTGACCGTGACGCCGCCGAGGCGGTCGGTCTCGCCTGGCAGGTGCTCGACCCCGCCGGGACGGTCCTCGACCGCGGCGGACCGGCAGGCACGACGCCGATGCTCGTCTCCTCCGGCTTCGGCAAGCACGACGTCGAGGCGCGGCTCTCGACCGGGTGGGCGTCGTACCGGATCCGGGCGGTCGGCCTCGCGCACCAACGCCGGCTGCTGGTGGGAGTACGCCGCGACCGCGAGGACGAGGCGTTGCGCGAGCTGATGCTGCAGCTCGTCGTCGCGGGCCTCGGCACCTTGCTGGTCACCGCGTTCGTCGGTGACCGGCTGGCCCGCGCCGCGCTGCGTCCGGTGGAGCGGTACCGCCAGCAGGCCGCGGCGATCGCGGCCGGAGCGGCCGACCTGCGCCTCGAGGTGCCGGTCGGTCGCGACGACGAGGTGACCCGCCTCGGGCACACCTTCAACGACATGCTCGCCGGCCTGGAGCGGGCCCTGGAACGGGAGCGCCAGTTCGTCGCCGAGGCCAGCCACGAGCTGCGCACCCCGCTCACCCTGCTCACCGGGCGGATCCAGCTCGCCCGTCGCCGCCAGCGCACCGTCGAGGAGCACGAGCGCATCCTCGGTGAGCTCGCCATCGACCTCGACCGGCTGGCGCGGCTGGCCGACCAGCTGCTCCACGTGGGCGCCGACCCGGCCGGTGGGAGCCGCAGCGACCTGGCGCAGGTCGTCACGCGAGTGGTCGAGGAGCGCCGGGTCGCGGACCCGGCCGGGGCCGCGGGCTGGGAGGTCGAGCTGCTCGCGCCCACGGCTCCGGTCGGCCTGGCCGACCACGAGGTCGAACGGGTGCTGGCCAACCTGCTCGACAACGCGGCGCGGCACGGCGCTCCACCGGTCCGCCTGGTCGTCGACCGACCGGCCGCGGGCTGGGTGCGGCTCGCGGTCAGCGACGCCGGTCCCGGCATGCCGCCGGCGCTGCTCGCGACCGCCACCCAGCGGTTCACCCGCGCCGAGGAGGCCCGCTCCCGCACCGGCGCCGGGCTCGGTCTCGCGCTGGTCGCCGGACTCACCGAGCGGGCCGGTGGCCAGCTGCGGCTGTGCCAGGCCGGACAGCACGTGCTGCGACCGCCCGGGGCGAGCGACCTCCCGTGCGACCACGGCACCGGTCTGACGGTCACCGTGCTGCTGCCGGAGGCGCAGGTCACGGATTGA
- a CDS encoding response regulator transcription factor, producing MRVLVAEDDVRLADLLDESLSEAGWDVEVVHDGRTAYERLLAGSEYDVALLDWMLPGKDGLSVARQLRGLGLVTPILMLTARGEVRDRIEGLDAGADDYLPKPFDLDELLARLRALYRRNSLTGRAPVQVGDLVVDPGSRRVTRAGEEVTLSAREFDILHLLAAHAGQVVTRLTILDEVWDGETDLRSNVIDVHLAAIRAKIDRPFGTRTITTLRGVGYRLDPPDRDL from the coding sequence ATGCGCGTACTGGTCGCCGAGGACGACGTGCGTCTGGCCGACCTGCTCGACGAGTCGCTGAGCGAGGCCGGTTGGGACGTGGAGGTCGTCCACGACGGACGTACGGCGTACGAGCGGCTCCTCGCCGGCTCGGAGTACGACGTCGCGCTGCTCGACTGGATGCTGCCCGGCAAGGACGGGCTCAGCGTGGCGCGCCAGCTCCGCGGCCTCGGCCTGGTGACGCCGATCCTGATGCTGACCGCACGCGGCGAGGTGCGGGACCGGATCGAGGGCCTCGACGCCGGTGCCGACGACTACCTGCCCAAGCCGTTCGACCTCGACGAGCTGCTCGCCCGGCTGCGGGCGCTGTACCGCCGCAACAGCCTGACCGGCCGGGCGCCGGTCCAGGTGGGCGACCTGGTCGTCGACCCGGGCTCGCGGCGGGTGACCCGCGCCGGTGAGGAGGTCACGCTCTCGGCACGGGAGTTCGACATCCTCCACCTGCTCGCGGCACACGCGGGCCAGGTCGTCACCCGGCTGACGATCCTCGACGAGGTGTGGGACGGCGAGACCGACCTGCGCAGCAACGTGATCGACGTCCACCTCGCTGCGATCCGGGCCAAGATCGACCGGCCGTTCGGCACCCGCACGATCACGACCCTGCGCGGCGTCGGCTACCGGCTCGACCCGCCGGACCGGGACCTGTGA
- a CDS encoding GAF domain-containing protein yields the protein MATAVMDNRSRGMRAEVAASWERSAAAGVDVTQREAPIALETPDLRGQREAHALARVFPLLDDVLGREVRDCGAVMALADAEGTLLWVCGTPERLREAERIGFVEGSNWDERLAGTNAPGLALATGRDAIITRDEHFRSAVRSWSCAATPIHDPGTSRVLGVLDVTGGDALVVPQTMAMVRAAARLAEAELARQAPPPARGDRDTGLRIVLELLGHDEALVSVDDGRGKLSRLRLSRRHSEILALLACSPAGLSGDELGVLLYEEDGGTSTLRAELNRLRGLLGDELLASRPYRLTAPVTGDWLAVEAQLAAGDLRSAMRGYGGPVLPRSTAPGVVRLRESLAASLRQALLRSGAPDLMSTWTRSGWGRDDYDMWLAQRSVVPAASPMRALVEGQIARLDADLL from the coding sequence GTGGCCACAGCCGTGATGGACAACCGCTCGCGCGGCATGCGCGCCGAGGTCGCCGCGTCCTGGGAGCGGTCCGCCGCCGCGGGCGTCGACGTGACCCAGCGCGAGGCGCCGATCGCCCTCGAGACCCCGGACCTGCGCGGGCAGCGCGAGGCGCACGCCCTGGCCCGGGTGTTCCCGCTGCTCGACGACGTGCTCGGGCGCGAGGTGCGCGACTGCGGCGCGGTGATGGCACTGGCCGACGCGGAGGGCACCCTGCTGTGGGTCTGCGGTACGCCGGAACGGCTGCGCGAGGCGGAGCGGATCGGCTTCGTGGAGGGGAGCAACTGGGACGAGCGGCTGGCCGGGACCAACGCACCCGGGCTGGCGCTCGCCACCGGCCGCGACGCGATCATCACCCGCGACGAGCACTTCCGCTCGGCGGTCCGCTCCTGGAGCTGTGCCGCGACGCCGATCCACGACCCGGGCACCAGCCGCGTGCTCGGGGTGCTCGACGTGACGGGTGGCGACGCGCTCGTCGTACCGCAGACGATGGCGATGGTGCGCGCCGCGGCTCGCCTGGCCGAGGCCGAGCTGGCCCGCCAGGCGCCGCCGCCCGCACGGGGCGACCGCGACACCGGGCTGCGGATCGTGCTGGAGCTGCTCGGCCACGACGAGGCCCTGGTGAGCGTCGACGACGGCCGCGGCAAGCTCTCCCGGCTGCGCCTCTCGCGCCGCCACAGCGAGATCCTGGCCCTGCTCGCCTGCTCCCCGGCAGGCCTGTCCGGCGACGAGCTCGGCGTGCTGCTCTACGAGGAGGACGGCGGCACGTCGACCCTGCGCGCCGAGCTCAACCGGCTGCGCGGCCTGCTCGGTGACGAGCTGCTCGCCTCACGCCCCTACCGCCTCACGGCGCCGGTCACCGGCGACTGGCTCGCGGTCGAGGCCCAGCTCGCGGCGGGTGACCTGCGCAGCGCGATGCGGGGGTACGGCGGACCGGTGCTCCCCCGCTCGACCGCACCGGGCGTCGTCCGGCTGCGCGAGTCGCTGGCCGCCTCCCTGCGCCAGGCACTGCTGCGCTCGGGCGCACCCGACCTGATGTCGACCTGGACCCGATCGGGCTGGGGACGCGACGACTACGACATGTGGCTGGCCCAGCGGTCCGTCGTACCGGCGGCGTCGCCGATGCGCGCGCTGGTCGAGGGACAGATCGCCCGCCTGGACGCCGACCTGCTCTGA
- a CDS encoding MarR family winged helix-turn-helix transcriptional regulator codes for MARTPQDEPGVTAWAALLRAHAAVVPKLGRAVAAAGLQISWYDVLLVLNAAPERRLRMSDLGAAAVLSREQISRVVSELERAGLVERVPNPDDKRSSYATITAAGRQRLRAAAPSYLSAIEDHFARHLTATEVAALTRALGKVVAAEE; via the coding sequence ATGGCACGCACACCGCAGGACGAACCGGGCGTCACCGCATGGGCCGCGCTGTTGCGCGCGCACGCGGCCGTCGTCCCCAAGCTCGGGCGGGCGGTCGCCGCCGCCGGTCTGCAGATCTCCTGGTACGACGTGCTGCTGGTGCTCAACGCCGCACCGGAGCGCCGGCTGCGGATGTCCGACCTCGGCGCCGCGGCGGTGCTGAGCCGCGAGCAGATCAGCCGCGTCGTCAGCGAGCTCGAGCGCGCGGGTCTGGTCGAGCGGGTCCCCAACCCGGACGACAAGCGGTCGTCGTACGCGACGATCACCGCCGCCGGTCGTCAGCGGCTGCGGGCCGCGGCGCCGTCGTACCTCTCCGCGATCGAGGACCACTTCGCGCGGCACCTGACCGCGACCGAGGTCGCGGCGCTCACCCGCGCGCTCGGCAAGGTCGTCGCGGCGGAGGAGTAG
- a CDS encoding rhodanese-like domain-containing protein, whose protein sequence is MVKDLTGTELVELIDSGHPLTLVDALPESYYNQAHLPGAINLVEPDVATRAADVLPDRDRTVVTYCSNRACGNSGAVARRLEQLGYTDVRTYPDGIQDWVESGRPVETGQEVSA, encoded by the coding sequence ATGGTCAAGGACCTCACCGGCACCGAGCTCGTCGAGCTCATCGACAGCGGCCACCCGCTCACGCTGGTCGACGCCCTGCCGGAGTCGTACTACAACCAGGCCCACCTCCCGGGCGCGATCAACCTGGTCGAGCCGGACGTCGCCACCCGCGCGGCCGACGTCCTGCCCGACCGCGACCGGACGGTCGTGACCTACTGCTCCAACCGCGCGTGCGGCAACAGCGGTGCGGTCGCCCGCCGGCTCGAGCAGCTCGGCTACACCGACGTCCGCACCTACCCGGACGGGATCCAGGACTGGGTCGAGTCGGGCCGCCCGGTGGAGACGGGCCAGGAGGTGTCGGCATGA
- a CDS encoding YceI family protein encodes MSATDVTTHALPTPGRWEIDPGHADVAFTGRHFMVTKVRGRFTDVTGSLTVAEDITQSQVDVVIGMASVSSGSPDRDEHLRSAELFDVEAFPRTTFRSTAVAWGEGRNGTVTGDLTIHGVTRSVDLAVRFEGQVRDPWGGVRAVFSASTRVNREDFGITWNVVLEAGGLLVSKDIEITIDVETVLAS; translated from the coding sequence ATGAGCGCCACCGACGTCACCACGCACGCACTCCCGACGCCCGGACGCTGGGAGATCGACCCGGGTCACGCCGACGTCGCCTTCACCGGCCGGCACTTCATGGTCACCAAGGTCCGGGGCCGGTTCACCGACGTCACCGGCAGCCTGACCGTCGCCGAGGACATCACGCAGTCGCAGGTCGACGTCGTGATCGGCATGGCGAGCGTCAGCTCGGGCAGCCCGGACCGCGACGAGCACCTGCGCTCGGCCGAGCTGTTCGACGTCGAGGCCTTCCCCCGGACCACCTTCCGCAGCACCGCGGTCGCGTGGGGCGAGGGCCGCAACGGCACCGTCACCGGCGACCTGACCATCCACGGGGTGACCCGCTCGGTGGACCTGGCGGTGCGCTTCGAGGGCCAGGTGCGCGACCCGTGGGGCGGCGTACGCGCGGTGTTCTCGGCCTCGACCCGGGTCAACCGCGAGGACTTCGGCATCACCTGGAACGTGGTGCTGGAGGCCGGGGGCCTGCTCGTCAGCAAGGACATCGAGATCACCATCGACGTCGAGACCGTGCTCGCCTCCTGA
- a CDS encoding ROK family protein: MTEVRQPVGRDTATAGELFALVRAGRASTRADLVRLTGLSRTAVVARVSALGEAGLLRVGADLASTGGRPPGSLELAADAGTVLAVAVGRSRSQVAVFDLGGTELAASAVDHEVGAGPDLVMPGVADQLARLIGTDTPPVLGIGLSLPGAVDTERGVSVDTPVMAGWDGIALAPYLASVTDAPLFLANDADILARSEYLGHVAQARDLLVLKASTGLGLGVVADGRIVTGALGAAGEIGHTKVPEAAGRPCRCGDVGCLETIAAGWALVARLREEGREVEHVRDLVAHALAGDPEAKQLLRESGRMVGELLAVAINLLNPRAVVLGGDMAAAYDVYAAGVREAVYARSSALATRELQFLPATYGDRAGLVGCAALALDEVLSPVAVDARLRNAARPSG; the protein is encoded by the coding sequence ATGACGGAGGTGCGACAGCCGGTCGGTCGTGACACGGCGACGGCGGGCGAGCTGTTCGCGCTGGTGCGCGCCGGGCGCGCCTCGACCCGTGCCGACCTGGTCAGGCTCACCGGCCTGTCCCGCACGGCGGTCGTCGCGCGGGTGAGCGCGCTCGGCGAGGCGGGGCTGCTCCGGGTCGGCGCCGACCTCGCCTCCACCGGCGGCCGTCCGCCCGGCAGCCTCGAGCTCGCCGCCGACGCCGGCACCGTCCTGGCCGTCGCGGTCGGCCGGTCCCGCTCGCAGGTCGCCGTCTTCGACCTGGGCGGCACCGAGCTGGCCGCCTCCGCCGTCGACCACGAGGTCGGCGCCGGACCCGACCTGGTGATGCCGGGCGTCGCCGACCAGCTCGCGCGACTGATCGGCACGGACACCCCGCCCGTGCTCGGCATCGGCCTCTCGCTGCCCGGTGCGGTCGACACCGAGCGCGGGGTCAGCGTGGACACGCCGGTCATGGCCGGCTGGGACGGCATCGCGCTGGCGCCGTACCTCGCCTCGGTCACGGACGCCCCGCTCTTCTTGGCCAACGACGCCGACATCCTGGCTCGGTCGGAGTACCTCGGCCACGTCGCGCAGGCCCGCGACCTGCTCGTGCTCAAGGCCTCCACCGGCCTGGGCCTCGGTGTCGTCGCCGACGGCCGGATCGTCACCGGTGCGCTCGGCGCGGCCGGGGAGATCGGTCACACCAAGGTGCCCGAGGCCGCTGGCCGGCCCTGCCGCTGCGGCGACGTCGGCTGCCTGGAGACCATCGCCGCCGGTTGGGCGCTCGTCGCGAGGCTGCGTGAGGAGGGCCGCGAGGTCGAGCACGTGCGCGACCTCGTCGCGCACGCCCTGGCCGGCGACCCCGAGGCCAAGCAGCTGCTGCGCGAGAGCGGCCGGATGGTCGGCGAGCTGCTGGCCGTCGCCATCAACCTGCTCAACCCGCGCGCGGTCGTGCTCGGCGGCGACATGGCGGCCGCCTACGACGTCTACGCCGCCGGCGTGCGCGAGGCGGTCTACGCCCGGTCGTCCGCACTGGCGACCCGCGAGCTGCAGTTCCTCCCGGCGACCTACGGCGACCGGGCCGGCCTCGTCGGGTGCGCCGCCCTGGCGCTCGACGAGGTGCTCAGCCCGGTCGCCGTCGATGCCCGGTTGCGCAACGCGGCGCGCCCCAGCGGCTGA
- the edd gene encoding phosphogluconate dehydratase — MNDLHPVLADVTQRLVERSAATRSAYLDRVRAAAVRGPARGRLACANLAHGFAAAEGSAKTELARGQKPNLAIVTSYNDMLSAHQPYGAYPPVLKDAVIRAGGLAQVAGGVPAMCDGITQGRDGMQLSLYSRDVIAMSTAIALSHDMFDAALLLGVCDKIVPGLLIGALSFGHLPTVFVPAGPMTSGLPNGEKARVRQAYAEGKAGREELLEAEAASYHSKGTCTFYGTANSNQLLMEVMGLHLPGSSFVNPDTPLREALTREAAAVAVRRAADAAPGIGELVDEKVVLNACVALLASGGSTNHTLHLVAIARAAGILLTWDDLADLSAVVPLLARVYPNGAADVNHFHAAGGIGFLVRTLLDAGLLHEDVETIAGPGLRRYTAEPVLVDGELSWRPGPTSSLDLDVLRPAAAPFSADGGVKVVRGPIGTGVVKTSAVAVEHRTVSAPARVFDDQHDFLAAFAAGELDGIDLVAVIRYQGPAANGMPELHKLTPALGVLQDRGQKVAIVTDGRMSGASGKVPAAIHVTPEAALGGPLSRVRDGDVITLDADAGLLTVTADLAGRPAEGSAAAGEAWAGTGRELFAAFRATVGPADQGASIFPVPAAASPEVPLVRA, encoded by the coding sequence ATGAACGACCTCCACCCCGTCCTGGCCGACGTCACGCAACGCCTCGTCGAGCGCAGCGCCGCCACCCGGTCGGCGTACCTCGACCGGGTCCGGGCGGCCGCCGTCCGCGGCCCGGCCCGCGGTCGGCTCGCGTGCGCCAACCTCGCACACGGATTCGCCGCCGCCGAGGGCAGCGCGAAGACCGAGCTCGCCCGCGGACAGAAGCCCAACCTGGCGATCGTCACCAGCTACAACGACATGCTCTCCGCGCACCAGCCCTACGGGGCCTACCCGCCCGTGCTCAAGGACGCGGTGATCCGCGCCGGCGGGCTGGCGCAGGTCGCCGGCGGCGTGCCCGCGATGTGCGACGGCATCACCCAGGGCCGCGACGGCATGCAGCTCTCGCTCTACAGCCGCGACGTGATCGCGATGTCGACCGCGATCGCGCTCTCCCACGACATGTTCGACGCGGCGCTGCTGCTCGGCGTCTGCGACAAGATCGTGCCCGGCCTGCTGATCGGCGCGCTGTCCTTCGGGCACCTGCCGACCGTCTTCGTGCCGGCCGGGCCGATGACGTCCGGGCTGCCCAACGGCGAGAAGGCCCGGGTCCGCCAGGCGTACGCCGAGGGGAAGGCCGGGCGCGAGGAGCTGCTCGAGGCCGAGGCGGCGTCGTACCACTCGAAGGGGACGTGCACCTTCTACGGCACCGCCAACTCCAACCAGCTGCTGATGGAGGTGATGGGCCTGCACCTGCCGGGCTCGTCCTTCGTCAACCCGGACACGCCCCTGCGCGAGGCGCTCACCCGGGAGGCGGCCGCGGTGGCGGTGCGCCGGGCGGCCGACGCCGCTCCGGGGATCGGCGAGCTGGTCGACGAGAAGGTCGTGCTCAACGCCTGCGTCGCGCTGCTCGCCAGCGGAGGATCGACCAACCACACGCTGCACCTGGTCGCGATCGCCCGCGCTGCGGGGATCCTGCTGACCTGGGACGACCTCGCGGACCTGTCGGCCGTCGTACCGCTGCTGGCGCGGGTCTACCCCAACGGCGCCGCCGACGTGAACCACTTCCACGCCGCCGGCGGGATCGGCTTCCTGGTGCGGACCCTGCTCGACGCCGGCCTGCTGCACGAGGACGTCGAGACGATCGCCGGGCCCGGGCTGCGGCGCTACACCGCGGAGCCCGTCCTCGTCGACGGCGAGCTGTCGTGGCGGCCCGGCCCGACGTCGAGCCTCGACCTCGACGTGCTGCGGCCCGCCGCCGCGCCCTTCTCGGCCGACGGCGGCGTGAAGGTCGTGCGCGGACCGATCGGGACCGGGGTGGTGAAGACGTCGGCCGTCGCGGTCGAGCACCGCACCGTCTCCGCACCGGCCCGGGTCTTCGACGACCAGCACGACTTCCTGGCCGCCTTCGCCGCCGGCGAGCTGGACGGCATCGACCTGGTCGCGGTGATCCGCTACCAGGGGCCCGCCGCCAACGGCATGCCCGAGCTGCACAAGCTGACCCCGGCGCTCGGGGTGCTGCAGGACCGCGGGCAGAAGGTCGCGATCGTGACCGACGGCCGGATGTCCGGCGCCTCGGGCAAGGTCCCCGCCGCCATCCACGTCACCCCCGAGGCCGCCCTCGGCGGTCCGCTCTCCCGGGTCCGCGACGGCGACGTGATCACGCTCGACGCCGATGCGGGGCTGCTGACCGTCACCGCCGACCTGGCCGGACGCCCGGCCGAGGGCTCCGCAGCGGCGGGCGAGGCCTGGGCCGGGACCGGCCGCGAGCTGTTCGCCGCGTTCCGTGCCACGGTCGGCCCGGCCGACCAGGGCGCCTCGATCTTCCCCGTCCCCGCTGCTGCTTCCCCGGAGGTTCCCCTTGTCCGCGCCTGA